The sequence TAATTAAATCAGTTCCTTTATTGTTGGAAAATAATTTCTGAACGTAATAATTCGGTGTTGCGTAAGAATGTAAATTATTAAACCAAATTAAATCCGGTGTCCATTGCCAACCGTCTGCGTGTGCAAAAAGCGGTGCATAGGAAGTCATCGTAACAACATCTGCATTTCTTTCCAATCCTGTCATAAAAGCAGCTTCCGACAATGCGGTCTGCCAGTTATTTTTGTTATCGGGTTTAACGACACCAACTGATTGTGCAGCATACTCTCCGGCAAACACTTTTGGTCCGGAACGGTCATAAGCATCATATCTTCCAGCATTTTTCGTAAACCACTCCGGTGAATTGTAATAATGCTCATCCACAATCTGTGCATTGAGTTTTTTGAGTTCTTTCCAGCCATATTCAAAGAATTCTCCGTCGGGCGACGGTCCGCTTCCTGAAATAATTTTAATATCCGGATATTTGGCGTGAATAGCTTTTTCAAAAATTTTATAACGCTCAATGTAATCTTCTCCCCATTGCTCGTTCCCAACACCAATATATTTCATATTGAATGGTTTCGAATGTCCCATTTCAGCACGGATTTTTCCCCATCTAGTATTAGCATTTCCGTTTGCAAATTCGATTAAATCCAAAGCATCCTGAACGTAAGGATTTAATTCTTCCAAATGAATCAATTCGGCAGTGTTGAACTGGCACGCCATTCCGCAACTTAGAATTGGTAACGGTTCTGCTCCCAAATCTTCGGAAAGCTGGAAATATTCATAAAAACCTAATCCGAACGACTGATAATAATCGGGAGTGAGGCGATGTGCAAAACCTGAACTCCATTTGTTGATGAGATATTCTCTGTCGGCGACATTTCCTAAAGTTTTTTTCCATTGATACCTTTCGGCAAGTGTTCTGCCTTCGACAATACAGCCTCCGGGGAAACGCAAAAATCCTGGTTGCAGGTCGTATAATTTTTGAACTAAATCATTTCTCAAACCACCTTTTCTTCCCTTCCAAGTATCTTGTGGAAATAGGGAAATCATATCCATATTTACCACGCCGTTTCCGGTAAAAGTGATTTGTAGTTTTGCTTTTTCAACCGTTCTTGATGGAGAAAAAACAGCAGTATATTTTTGCCAGCCTTTTCCTTTGATGAGAATGGGAACTGTCGAAATTATCTTTCCGTTTTCGTCAATCAGACTTGCGTTGAGTGCAGAAATATTTCCGGATACATTTTCCAAGTCGAAACTAAAATCATATCTGGAATTCTGATGAAGTCCGATTCCTCTGAAACCTTCATTCTCCAAAATATAATTTTTATCATTGTAAATGGTTATTCTTGCGTAGTTTTTATTGGTTTTAGAATTATCAGAATAAATAGTCAAAAAGCCGGAATCTAAACTCGGAGAAAGGGTTTTCGTGTTTTGTTGTTTCCAGCCCGTCAACGGTTCGTCAAATTCAAAGCTTCGATTTTTGATGAGTTCGGCATAAATTCCGCCATCTGTTGCAAAGTTGATATCCTCGAAGAAAATACCATACATCGTTGGCTTGATTTTGATGTTGGTAGATTTTCCGTCCAAATCGAGGAAGTGCTTTTGGACATTTCCATTTTGCGCTGAAAAAAATGCAACACTTAGTGAAATAGCGATTGTGAATATTTTGGATTTTGTTTTCATTGATTCGTTTTTATCTTAGAGACACTTCGACTACGCTCAGTGTGACATCTCTACAACTATATTTTTAAACTGATTTATATTTAAATTTAATTGTAAGAGTTTAATTTACTTTCAACTGAAGGTTTTTCAATCCAGACTCATCGGAAGTTCCTCCATAAAAAATGGTATAATCTCCAGACTTTGAAATCAAATCATCGGATTTTTCGTCATAAAATTTGAATGATTCATTGGAAATTATGAGTTGGATATTTCTTGTTTCTTTAGATTTAATCAAAACTCTTTCAAAAGCCCTTAAAGTCTTTACAGGAGCCAAAGCATCATTATTTCTTTTCACATAAACCTGAACAACTTCTTCACCGTCTCTTTCTGAAATGTTGGTAACCGGAATCGTTATCATAATATTTTCATTAGAACTGATGGTGTTTTTATTCAATTTTGCATCTCCATAATTAAATTTTGAATAGCTCAAACCGTGGCCGAATGCGTACAAAGGTTTTTCGGTCATATAACGATAGGTTCTTCCCTGCATATCGTAGTTTTCAAAACCCTGATGTTTGCTGGTTTTAGAAAGTGCATTATCTAGTTGCTCCAGATTTTTGTAAAAAGTAATCGGCAACTTTCCAGACGGATTGTAATCGCCTGCCAAAACATCTGCAACCGCGGTTCCGCTGGCTTGTCCGCCGTACCAGGCATTCAGCAATACATCGTAGTTTTTTTCGTCTTGTTCCAGACCAAGCGAACTTCCTGTACATAATACAAAAACGACAGGTTTTCCGGTTTTTCTTAATTCCGCTAGTAATTCACGCTGAACTTTTGGAAGTTCTATCGAGGTTTTATCGCCTCCTTTGAAACCTTCTGCGCTTACCAACATTTCTTCACCTTCTAAACTTGGCGACAATCCGCCAGCAAAAATGATAACGTCAGCATCTTTTACTTTTTGTTTGAGTGATGCAAAATTCACTGGATCTTTTCTATACACTTCAAAGGCAATGCTTACGTATTTTCCTTTCTGGCTGTGTCGAAGTTCTACCAAATATTCTTTCCCTTTCTCCATTTTCACAGGAAATTCCGAAGGATGTCTTGCGTCGGGACCTTTTCTGGTAGCAATTTCTTTTCCGTCAACAAAAAGCATGTAAATATCTGATGTTGCGGCAGAGAATATCACTTCGCCATTATAACTGCTTTTAAAAACACCCGAAATTTTTGCCGATGTATTTTCTCTCGCAACTCCTGCAGCGAGTTGTGTTCCACCAAAACTGTTATACGTAATTGCGGTATTGTTAACTGATGTATTTACAGGCTGACCTTTAAATTCATTATTGTTAAAAAATTCTACCTTCATTCCTTTTTGTCCGTTTTTCTGACTGACAAAATTTTGATAGAGTGAATTTCTTGCGGTAGGATCTGCTACTTCACTTCCCTTTTCATAAATTATTTCAGCGTTTGGAAATTTAGTTTTAATTCCGTCTAAAATAGTGACGGTAGAAGAAGGTGTTCCGTTGTAATTTCCCAATTGCATAATTCCATCGTGTGCATTGGGACCAACTACTGCGATTTTTTTAATATTTTTATTTAAAGGAAGAATATTCTTTTCGTTTTTCATCAGCACAATTGATTTTTGAGCCATTTTCAAAGCCTGTTTCTTGTGTTCATCTGAATCTACCACCGAATATGGAATGTTGTTCCAATGAACGGAAGATTTGGGATCAAGCATTCCCAATTCAAACCAACCTTTCAGGATTCTTCGCATTGATATATCAAGGTCTTTTTCGGTAATCAGTCCGCTTGCAAGAGATTTATTAAGATTGTTATACGTATCTCCACATTCCAAATCAGTTGAATGTTTTAAGGCATCTGCAGCAGTACTTTTTTCATCGGGATGGGTTCCGTGGTATTTCTCCTGATAGAAATCTGCCAAAGCCCAACAGTCTGAAACGACCATTCCGTCGTACTTCCATTTTCCTCTAAGAATTTCGGTAAGCAAAGTATTGTTGGCGCAACACGGCTGCCCATCGAAAGCGTTATAGGCGCACATCACCTCTCTTACATTTCCTTCCAAAACCAAAGATTTAAAAGCAGGAAGATAAGTTTCATACAAATCCCTTTTGGAAACTTCTGCGTTGTAAGAATGTCGGTTCCATTCGGGACCGCTGTGAACAGCGAAATGTTTGGCGCAAGCGTGTGTTTTAAAATATTTCGGGTCATTTCCCTGTAAACCTTTTACGGCAGCAACGCCCAAAACAGAAGTCAGGTAAGGGTCTTCTCCGTATGTTTCCTGACCTCTTCCCCATCTTGGATCGCGGAAAATATTGATATTCGGAGTCCAGAATGTGAGACCTTCGTAACGTCCGGTTTTATTGGTTTCATCGAATGATTTGTTGTATTTTGCTCTGGCTTCGTCGGAAATCATTTCAAATGTTTTGAGATGTTCCGGAACGTCCCAGGTGGCCGCCAATCCAATAGCCTGAGGAAAAACAGTCGCTGTACCAGCTCTTGCAACACCGTGAAGTGCCTCATTCCACCATCCGTAAGCGGGAATTTCGAGTCTTGGAACAGCTTTGGAATTGTCCATCATCATCCCTATTTTTTCTTCTACGGTTAGTAATCCGAGAAGGTTGTCAATTCTTTGTTCAACGGGAAGTTTGGGGTTTTGGAAGGGATGTTTGTAGTTCTGTGCATAACTTACGCTACTCATTACAAAAAATAAGGTGAACAGAATTTTATTCATATTGTTGATTTTAAATCCATTATTTTATTCATTTGGTTAAATAAAATCAATGGATGTGGCTTTAGAATGTGATAAAGGCAAATATAAGATTCTATTTTTAATAAATGTATAAAATACACTTGTTTTTTTTATCTTTAGTATTTTGGATACTTAATTCACGAAATAATTATCAATCTTCCGCATAATCTCATAAGAAAAGCCACCAGAAAAACTGATGGCTTTGAAATTAAATTTTTAATAGATTATTTTTTAATCAACTTACGAGTTACCGTTTGACCGGAATCAGATATTTCAACGAAATAAACTCCAGAAGGAAGGTTCGCAATATTAATTTTATTTTTACCTGAAGAAAGTTTCTGCTTTCCAGCAATCAAGCTTCCTTTTGCGTCAAATATTGAATAGTTTGCCGTGTTTGATTTAAGTTCAACAAAAAATTCATTTTGCGCAGGATTTGGATAAACGCTCACCTCATCTTTTATCATTTCATTCTGAGAAACGGCAAGTGTAGCAAAATTCAATGGAAGAAAAGCGCTTGTGTAAGTATTTTCTTCTGTAATATATCCCTGGAAAGGATTAATAAAAGGTTCGTTCCCGGCAACTACTTTATAGAATCCAGTAACTCCGTTTTCTGTCTTAAGCACGTACGCTCCGGCAGGAACTTTTATCGTATGATAAACTCCATTCACCTGATTTACAGTTATTGCTTTTGGAGTTGATACATTACCTGAACCAACAAAACTAATGTTTCCCGTAGCATTAACGAGTACAGGTGTATTTGCAGGAATGATACCACTGGTAATCTGTGTAGATGCTACCCCCGTTGCAGAAGGAATCATGGTATATGCTGTAACTCCTAACGGAATACTTGCCTCAAAAGGCAGTAATACAACACCATAATCACTGAAATTTCTTGTATATGATGCTGCCGTTGCACTAAAATTAAATGGCACCTGAAAGTCCTTCCCTTGATCTGAAAGAGTAAGTGTATTGCAGACAGTTCCGGATACCACGTTTGTGTTGTTATTGTTCACAGAACTGTTAACGTAAAATAAACTGTTCAGGTTTTGAGAGGTACTAATCCAGCTTGATGTTGCATTAATTCCGGTTGTATTTCTAAAATCCAATGAAGTGTAATATTCATTTTCTAATGCATCCATAAGATTACTGTCAGTCGATGCATATGCAGCTTCAAACTTAGATGCTCTTTCGTTTCCTACATTGAAATATACATCACCAAGCGTTAATGTAAGAATAGAACTGAAATTTCCACTTCTCAGCCCAATAATTCCTTTGCATCCAAAAGGCAGTACCGATCTGGATATATCAAATACCAAATTAAAACTGCCTGATCCCGGCGTTGGAAAAGCTACACTTCCGTAATTGTGATTTCTCAGTGTTCCGTTACTGTCTACATAATATAATGTTGTATTAGAAGAAGTTGGCAAATTGCTTGTCATATAACTTAGGACATTAAAAATTAGTTTATTATATCTGTCATTTAATGCTACATATCCGTTCGCTGCGGTAGTATTTGAACTGATAAGCGGTGTAGAATTGTAAAAC comes from Chryseobacterium sp. 3008163 and encodes:
- a CDS encoding alpha-L-arabinofuranosidase C-terminal domain-containing protein — translated: MKTKSKIFTIAISLSVAFFSAQNGNVQKHFLDLDGKSTNIKIKPTMYGIFFEDINFATDGGIYAELIKNRSFEFDEPLTGWKQQNTKTLSPSLDSGFLTIYSDNSKTNKNYARITIYNDKNYILENEGFRGIGLHQNSRYDFSFDLENVSGNISALNASLIDENGKIISTVPILIKGKGWQKYTAVFSPSRTVEKAKLQITFTGNGVVNMDMISLFPQDTWKGRKGGLRNDLVQKLYDLQPGFLRFPGGCIVEGRTLAERYQWKKTLGNVADREYLINKWSSGFAHRLTPDYYQSFGLGFYEYFQLSEDLGAEPLPILSCGMACQFNTAELIHLEELNPYVQDALDLIEFANGNANTRWGKIRAEMGHSKPFNMKYIGVGNEQWGEDYIERYKIFEKAIHAKYPDIKIISGSGPSPDGEFFEYGWKELKKLNAQIVDEHYYNSPEWFTKNAGRYDAYDRSGPKVFAGEYAAQSVGVVKPDNKNNWQTALSEAAFMTGLERNADVVTMTSYAPLFAHADGWQWTPDLIWFNNLHSYATPNYYVQKLFSNNKGTDLIIISENGNAVKGQSQLFASAVLDSKKGETIIKIVNTDSKEKSVEINPKNIKLGSKLTKTTLTAFQLSAENNFQTENIKPLEENSLIKKGKFPVQIPPNSFVVLKIK
- a CDS encoding beta-glucosidase; this translates as MNKILFTLFFVMSSVSYAQNYKHPFQNPKLPVEQRIDNLLGLLTVEEKIGMMMDNSKAVPRLEIPAYGWWNEALHGVARAGTATVFPQAIGLAATWDVPEHLKTFEMISDEARAKYNKSFDETNKTGRYEGLTFWTPNINIFRDPRWGRGQETYGEDPYLTSVLGVAAVKGLQGNDPKYFKTHACAKHFAVHSGPEWNRHSYNAEVSKRDLYETYLPAFKSLVLEGNVREVMCAYNAFDGQPCCANNTLLTEILRGKWKYDGMVVSDCWALADFYQEKYHGTHPDEKSTAADALKHSTDLECGDTYNNLNKSLASGLITEKDLDISMRRILKGWFELGMLDPKSSVHWNNIPYSVVDSDEHKKQALKMAQKSIVLMKNEKNILPLNKNIKKIAVVGPNAHDGIMQLGNYNGTPSSTVTILDGIKTKFPNAEIIYEKGSEVADPTARNSLYQNFVSQKNGQKGMKVEFFNNNEFKGQPVNTSVNNTAITYNSFGGTQLAAGVARENTSAKISGVFKSSYNGEVIFSAATSDIYMLFVDGKEIATRKGPDARHPSEFPVKMEKGKEYLVELRHSQKGKYVSIAFEVYRKDPVNFASLKQKVKDADVIIFAGGLSPSLEGEEMLVSAEGFKGGDKTSIELPKVQRELLAELRKTGKPVVFVLCTGSSLGLEQDEKNYDVLLNAWYGGQASGTAVADVLAGDYNPSGKLPITFYKNLEQLDNALSKTSKHQGFENYDMQGRTYRYMTEKPLYAFGHGLSYSKFNYGDAKLNKNTISSNENIMITIPVTNISERDGEEVVQVYVKRNNDALAPVKTLRAFERVLIKSKETRNIQLIISNESFKFYDEKSDDLISKSGDYTIFYGGTSDESGLKNLQLKVN